GCTGAAGATCTCGCGCATCGTCTGTCCCCCTGTTGTCGTCGCCGGGGTGCGGAGTCGCGGCCGGCCGCGGGGCGTGTCGCCACGGCGGTGCCGCGGTGGTGGCGGCGCACGTGGTGCGTCGAGGCCATCATGGACGACGGTGTCGACAACCGGCACGGCGACGGGGCCGCCGGGCCGCGGGTGGGCGAGCGCTGGGCAGTGGGGGCGGTGGGCGTACCGGAAATCGGGCTGACCGGGATCGGCGGCGGCCGTGAGCGGGCGGGCGGTCCGGATGCGGATGCCGCAGGCGACGCGGGAGGTCAGTCGGGCTGGCGCTGGCGCAGGTAGGCCAGCACGGCTTCGCGGGTGGTGCGCACCCCGAACAGGGCGCGGGCCTCGGCGATGCGGCGGTTGGCGGTGCGCAGGGACAGGAATTCGGCGGCGGCCGCGGCGGCGATGGTGTCGCCGGCGGCGAGCCGGTCGAGCAGGGCGCGTTGTTCGGGGATGAGGCTGGCGACCGGGTCGGCGCCGCGGTGCACGGTGCCGATCCGGCCGAGGTCGTCGATGAGGGCGCGCCCGGCGGTGGACTCGGCGTTGCAGACGGCGACGACGCCGGCGCCGCGGGCGGCGGCGAGCACGGCCAGCGCGACGGTGTCGGTGTCGTCGTCGCCGATGCGCCCGTGCAGGACGATGCGGTGCGCGGCGACGTCCCAGGCCGGGTCGGGCAGGGCGAATCCGGGCCGGGCCGTCCAGCCGTCGCGGGCCAGGCGGCGCAGGACGGTGTCGGCCTCGGCGGAGGTGGCTACGACGTGCCGTGGGGCGTCGGGCTGTGTGTTCACCGGCCATCCTCGCTGTTGTCGCTGGTGCCGCGGCCGGTGTCCGGCCGGGCGAAGGCCAGGGCGGCGGCTTCGGTACGGGTGCGGGCGCCGAGTTTGCGCATGCT
This window of the Actinoplanes oblitus genome carries:
- a CDS encoding LuxR family transcriptional regulator → MNTQPDAPRHVVATSAEADTVLRRLARDGWTARPGFALPDPAWDVAAHRIVLHGRIGDDDTDTVALAVLAAARGAGVVAVCNAESTAGRALIDDLGRIGTVHRGADPVASLIPEQRALLDRLAAGDTIAAAAAAEFLSLRTANRRIAEARALFGVRTTREAVLAYLRQRQPD